The nucleotide window GGGTGGGTCAGCAACGGCGATGTAGTCGGTGACACCGGCTTGGATCGCCTCACTTGCGACGACTTCGCTTCCGTCCGCTGTCCCCATTATCAGCGGAAGTGTCGTCGTTGTGTCGCGAATCTCGTGGACGAGATCGATACCGGTAGTTTCGGGGAGACTGTAGTCGGTAACGATACAGTCGACGGTGGTTTCGTGGAGTGTTTCTTGCGCGGCTGTAGCTGTCGAGACTGACTGTACAATCGCGTCATACTGGACATCGAGTTGTTCGGTGTACGCGGCTATCCACGCTGTATCGCCGCCGACGACGATAGTTGAATCGTCAAGGACACTCTTGGAGTTGGAATTCATATGTGGAGAGAAATACCCATCACGAATCCGAATACAGCGCTACGTGAGGGAATCATGTTGATGACTCCTTGCTACACAGTCAAAACCCCCAATGTTTAATTTTCACCCCTTATTTAAAGAGGAAGTTTATCGTTAAACAGGCAGTGAATTCGCACTCCCGTAGGACAGTCGATTGAGGCCAGTCACGCTGAAGCAATCCGGTCCCTGTCACTATATGCGTTGAGACAGCCAGTCTCAACTACATAGACAATTTGGTATCGCGCTATGTACTATACGAGTCCTCTCACCGAACGCACGCCCCTTTTAGGATTCGCCGGAGTAAGGGCGCGTATGGTGCGAAACGTCGCCGGCGACATGGCGGAGCTTGACCCCGAGGACTTCTACCTCCTCTCGGGCGTCGAGCAGGGGATGCGCTTCTCGGAGTGGGTCCGCCGCGACAAGCTCCCGGACTACGCCGACCTGACGCGCGAGGAGGTCGACTACCGCATCGACCGGTGTCTCGACCGGGAGCTGATCGAGCGGAAGACGATCCAGTACGAGGGGTACCAGCTCACCTTCGAGGGGTACGACGCCCTGGCGCTCCGGACGTTCGCCGAGCGCGAGACGATAGACGGCGTGGGATCGCCGCTCGGGCTCGGCAAGGAGGGCGACGTGTACGAGGCGCAGTCGTTCCGCCCGCTCGCCTTGAAGTACCACCGCGAGGGGTACACCAACTTCCGCGAGGTGAACCGCGACCGCGAGTACACCGCCGACCGCGACCACGTCTCGTGGCTCTATACCGCCCGCAAGGCCGCCGAACGCGAGTACGAGGCGATGGAGGAACTGTACCCCGACGTGAGCGTGCCGCGACCGGTGGACCACAACCGCCACGCCATCGTGATGGAGAAGTTCGCGGGCGTCGAGCTGTCGCGCGCGTCGCTCGACCCCGAGCAGGCGGTCGGCGTCCTCGATCTAATACTCCGCGAACTCGCGACCGCCCACGACCTGGGCTGGGTCCACGCCGACGCCTCCGAACACAACGTCGCGGTCGCGGAGAGCGGCGTCACGATCTTCGACTGGCCGCAGGCGGTGTCGGTCGACCACGAGAACGCCCGGGAGTTCCTCGAACGCGACGTCGAGAACCTCCTCCGGTACTTCGCCCGGAAGTATCCCCACGAGGTGCCCCGAGACGCCGATACCGACGGGATCGCCGCCGCTATCGCCGACGGCTCGTTCGAGACGGTTCGGGCGTTCGGCGGCGGATAAACTAAATACCGATATACAAAACCTGTTCTCGTCGGGGACGCGTCGCGGTAAGTCGCCGACGGAACGCACACACCAGATCCACCCGTTGAGACCGTACGGCTCGCCTTCGTACCGGAGTTCGCACGGAATCGACGAACGCAGCAACCGTTTAGGTTCGCCTAAGATTCGAAACCGCTTTAATCCTTTAGGGTGGCCTAAACCGCATGGAACGAGACGCGGACCGGCTCGCTGGCACGCGACGCGACGCGATCAGGTACTGCGGGGCCGTCGCCGGCGCGGGACTGCTCGCCGGGTGTAGCGGCACCGAGTCGACGCCGAGCGGGTCCGGATCCGGGGACGGAAACGGCTCCGTGAACGGCGGCTCCGACGGCGACGACTCGCCGAGCGGGAGCGACGACGGAGGCTCGTACACGGCCGAGATCGCGCCGGTCGGCGAGGTCGAGTTCGACGCCGTCCCGGAGAACGTCATGGTGTACAGCCTGCTGTACGCCGACCTCGCGGTGGCGCTCGGTCACGGCGACGCGGTCAACTCCCTCGGTTTCGACGCTGACGCCGGCGGAAACACGCTGGACGCCTACTACGCGGACCTCGACGGGGTCTCCTT belongs to Halorubrum sp. DM2 and includes:
- a CDS encoding serine/threonine-protein kinase RIO2; protein product: MVRNVAGDMAELDPEDFYLLSGVEQGMRFSEWVRRDKLPDYADLTREEVDYRIDRCLDRELIERKTIQYEGYQLTFEGYDALALRTFAERETIDGVGSPLGLGKEGDVYEAQSFRPLALKYHREGYTNFREVNRDREYTADRDHVSWLYTARKAAEREYEAMEELYPDVSVPRPVDHNRHAIVMEKFAGVELSRASLDPEQAVGVLDLILRELATAHDLGWVHADASEHNVAVAESGVTIFDWPQAVSVDHENAREFLERDVENLLRYFARKYPHEVPRDADTDGIAAAIADGSFETVRAFGGG